The Candidatus Poribacteria bacterium DNA segment GAGCGTCCCTTCTGATCATCATCGTCTGTATGCTGAATCACATACTGATACTCTCGCACGGCTGCTGCATGGTCGCCAACAGCAGTATTCAAATCTGCGAGACGGGTATGTGCTTGACGAATTAGATCCTGCCGGGGTTTGTCCTCCGTTTGTCCCTCATACGAGGTGGTCTGACGAAACGCTGCAATTGCTCCCTTGCTATCATTCAGTGCATGTTTCGCTAGCCCTATCGTGTAATAGGCACTGATTGCCGCCTCCACATCGGGGTTTCTGTCAGTAACTTGTGTAGCGGTATTGACGGCATTCTGGTATGCAAGCTGCTGGGCTCCTTCATCTGTGTTGTTTTGACCGATTTGATAGTAGCAAATAGATGCCTGATATAGCGCGTTCGTCACGAGTTCACTATTGGGGAACATCTGAACAAATGCTTGGTATTCAGCGAGCGCTTTTTCATGCTCACTGTCACCATAATAGAGGTGCCCGATTTTCAACTGTGCTCGTGAACGAGAATCTTCTGGCGCACCGGTATTCTGAGCAATTCGCCTCAAACTCGCAATGAGTTCAGCCTTCTCTTCTTCAGAATCGAGACCTTGCTTTTCAATGGCGGTTGCTTTGACCAAGTCTATATGACCCAACGTCTTTTGGACTGTGGTGTTATCGCTACTACCATGCTTTGCGTAAGCAGTATCGGCAACTTCCAGCACCTTTGGCCATACACTTGTATTTCCAGCCAATGCCATGTCACGATAAGCGAGTGCTAAACCGTAATATGACTCAACTGCATTCGGGCTGTCTGGATAGTCCGCAATCGATTTCTGGAAGGAAGCAACAGATTTATCCAAGAGGGCTGCGTCATCGGATGCCGCTTTCGCCGCTTTATAGTAACAAAGTCCGACAAGATACTGCGCATCGTCGGCGTATTCACCGGTCGGGTTACCCGCAACGACGTTTTCATATTCTCCCGCTGCTTCAGCATATCGCTCCTCAGAGCGCAGCAGGTCTGCCAACTTGATTTCTGCGAGCGAACGGTTGTCCGTATCCAAAGCATCCATTATCGACTGATAATGCGCCACGGCTTCGCTGTTCTTGCCTTCTTTGACAAGACTCTGCGCAACTAGCAGCTGTGCACGTTGATAATTTTCGCTTTCCGGGAGAATCGCTGCGTAGAGCTCGCGAGCCTTACCCCAAGCATTCAGTTTTTCCTGGGAAAGAGCTTGATTCATAACACATGCCTCAACCTGCATTGGACGCTGCGGGAAATCGTCATAGCGTCCCTGCTCGACACCGGCGAGGAAGGTACCACCTTCTCCCCCCTGAATCTCTGGTCCCTTGAACTTTTCTATCGCTTGCTGATAAGCATTTACAGCCTTCTGGAGTAGTGCTTCGTTAAAGACTGCGTCTGCATCGCCTTCACGGTAACCAGCTGGTTTGGCGGCTTCGTAGTATGAGCGCGCTTCCTGGAATTTTCCGATCAATTTAATTAGGTGAAACTTCGGAAAGTCACGATACTCCCAAAGTTTAGCGTATTCCGCGGCTGCATCCTCATACTGCTTGAAGTCATTAAATTTTAGATCCGCAAACTTCAACTGAACTTCAGCAGCCAGAAGGTCAAGCTCGTTATCCATGCGGTTTTTATCAATAAATTCCCGCGCAACAGCCTCAAGTTCATCCTTTCGCCCGAGCGCGTTCAACGCCCAGATAGCACCGTAAAGTGCATGAGATGCGACCGGATCCGCCGGGAACTCATCGACAGCTTTCTGATACCACATAAGTGCTGTTTCATAAGAGGCATTTGCCGAATCTGTTTCACCAGCATCTTTCAAGTCAGAAGCTAGCTTATAGTTTGATTCTCCCATCTGGTAGGTGACATAAGGGATAAAATCGGTCTCTTCTGGATGCTCGTCTAGAACACGCTGGTATGCGACAGCGGCGTCAGCCCAACCTGCCGATTTGAAGTAGCTATCGGCAATGCCCAACCTCGCCTCACTAATGAAATCACATTCCGGATACTCTTCAAGCAGGGTATTGTACGATTCGATTGCGTTGGCGTAATCTTGCTGCTCGTAGTAGGTACGACCAATGGTTACCTGAATTTCTGCTTGCAGGTCCCGATCATCCGTATTCTGCAAGGCAAGTTCATAGTTGACTCGCGCATTGTCATAGTCTTTCTGTTTTGAGTAAATTGCACCTATGTCAAAATAGGCAGCGGTTACATAACCACTTGTTGGGTGTTCCGTGATAAATTGGGTGTATCTACCAATTGCCTCTTCATCACGGGCAAGCTGATTCAAACAGAAAGCGGCTTTGTACATCGCCTCCGCTTGTAGGTCTACGAAGGTTTTAAATTCTTCGGTAGCGAGCTTATCAAATTCTGGGTATGCCTGCTCGTAATTCTTCT contains these protein-coding regions:
- a CDS encoding tetratricopeptide repeat protein; this translates as MNSPNQSCLFVENAWYAIGQLNYKLQKYDSARRAYKEVLDGFPNSEFKDDAQHLIAQSFLNEKNYEQAYPEFDKLATEEFKTFVDLQAEAMYKAAFCLNQLARDEEAIGRYTQFITEHPTSGYVTAAYFDIGAIYSKQKDYDNARVNYELALQNTDDRDLQAEIQVTIGRTYYEQQDYANAIESYNTLLEEYPECDFISEARLGIADSYFKSAGWADAAVAYQRVLDEHPEETDFIPYVTYQMGESNYKLASDLKDAGETDSANASYETALMWYQKAVDEFPADPVASHALYGAIWALNALGRKDELEAVAREFIDKNRMDNELDLLAAEVQLKFADLKFNDFKQYEDAAAEYAKLWEYRDFPKFHLIKLIGKFQEARSYYEAAKPAGYREGDADAVFNEALLQKAVNAYQQAIEKFKGPEIQGGEGGTFLAGVEQGRYDDFPQRPMQVEACVMNQALSQEKLNAWGKARELYAAILPESENYQRAQLLVAQSLVKEGKNSEAVAHYQSIMDALDTDNRSLAEIKLADLLRSEERYAEAAGEYENVVAGNPTGEYADDAQYLVGLCYYKAAKAASDDAALLDKSVASFQKSIADYPDSPNAVESYYGLALAYRDMALAGNTSVWPKVLEVADTAYAKHGSSDNTTVQKTLGHIDLVKATAIEKQGLDSEEEKAELIASLRRIAQNTGAPEDSRSRAQLKIGHLYYGDSEHEKALAEYQAFVQMFPNSELVTNALYQASICYYQIGQNNTDEGAQQLAYQNAVNTATQVTDRNPDVEAAISAYYTIGLAKHALNDSKGAIAAFRQTTSYEGQTEDKPRQDLIRQAHTRLADLNTAVGDHAAAVREYQYVIQHTDDDDQKGRSYFSIAYAQDEHLNQYDDSLLNYQNAIQLSKDTLIKAQAYYRMGLIYQEKLNDPENALKAYETLISQFGAESNTSIQSMAADGGIRRSDLYLKLGRVNDAIAQAVAARNAAQTVPQKVSAQYNLGLLYFGEARKLFSDKPGTDLQPYIDASRNAASAYVEAANIAPADKINNTISPFVQNALFTAGQIYYSLGTGIKLPEDLNSAIPVLKQFVEYADKGIFSVSSQADVAKNVQTVLGYLAPTYYELGRMQLGFDEGFSDKTVEFFDQSAGIFMDLARRFPNAAEAPFWQYQAGEAYFAGQQHLKAVEEYRKVRRINPQHAQAAESLAAISTCYALLEKSTEDEAEKEKWLDKVFEVNEILAKNYPTSPFAAEAFLNIGNTYYNQGVLDDATEEDRIRLYTMAIAQYEKALAVPGINAESKENAELFLRDTKRALSADVYIQATANFDRARVAPEDQQKEAVEQSIAGFQDIIKTYPTTKYADLSLVQIGEAYMLLAAENDEYYNDALDSFDALWSKYAEVPPSDTQVNRALRYSQGKITEITEYMRSQNIPRRTGGGGGGE